GGAGATATATTTGCCGGTAAGGCGCTGAAGTTCCCGTCAGGGCTTCATTTTGAGAATTACGTCGAGGCCTGGGGGTCCGGCGGTGTCGCTACATTCTTCATGAACTCTCTCATGTACTCTATCGTCTCCTGTGTGCTGCTCATATTGATCTGCGCGCCGGCGGCATACGTTTTGGCCAGATTTACGTTCCTCGGAAACAAGATCATCCAGACAGGGTTTGTGTCGGCGATGGGCGTGCCGATCACGATGATCGTACTTCCGCTGTTCTGTATTGTCGCAAACATGGGGATCCTGAACAATATTGTGGCGAGCAAGGCGACGCTGATGTTTCTGTACATAGGTATCAACATACCATATACGACCATATTCCTGCTGACGTTTTTTGCGAACCTCTCGCGTACATATGAGGAAGCGGCGGCTATCGACGGATGTCCTCCGACAAAGACATTCTGGAAGATCATGTTCCCGATGGCGCAGTCAGGAATCGTGACGGTCACAATTTTCAACTTCATCAATATATGGAACGAGTATTTCCTGTCCCTCATCTTTGCAAACAGCGACGCTCTTCGTC
This is a stretch of genomic DNA from [Clostridium] hylemonae DSM 15053. It encodes these proteins:
- a CDS encoding carbohydrate ABC transporter permease, encoding MSKNKEKKVREKINWKKEAKLAPGYIVIILWVVFTLMLLGWIIAASLSTTGDIFAGKALKFPSGLHFENYVEAWGSGGVATFFMNSLMYSIVSCVLLILICAPAAYVLARFTFLGNKIIQTGFVSAMGVPITMIVLPLFCIVANMGILNNIVASKATLMFLYIGINIPYTTIFLLTFFANLSRTYEEAAAIDGCPPTKTFWKIMFPMAQSGIVTVTIFNFINIWNEYFLSLIFANSDALRPVAVGLYGMLQSMQYTGNWSGMFAAVVIVFLPTFILYIFLSEKIIGGVTGGIKG